The window CTATTAACAGTAGTGTGTAAAAAGAAGCGTTCATTAGTTCTACCGTCCAGCCCAATGATGCAGCCTCTTTATCAATTGTTGCTTTTATGAAAAGGAACAATAAAAAAAGTGAAAGCATGCTTGCAAATTCACTATTTTGTCCATATCCATTTTTTATAAGAATTGTGACCGTAACAATAAAGATCAGCAATACTATCATCCTGTAATCAAAGTGAAAATATTCTGCGGGTAAGAAAGGAAGCCATGAAAACGGGAGGTATCCGGGAAAAAACTCATACCCAAACTCTGATATTTTGGCATATACATTAGCTCCATTTATGAACCTTTCGCACATTAATCGTATCGTAGGAATTATGTCAGAATATTTAGGATCTATGGGATAATAGGTATATACCGCTTTAATACTACCCTTTGGGATAATCAATAGTATCACAATAAATAGATAAAAGACAAACAACATTAAATATAACGTCTGCCCTTTACTCAATTTCCAATTCAAAGATGGCAAAACATATACCTCGTCAAAAGCCGGGTATATTAACAATACTCCGATCATTACGGAGACAATCAGCAATACAACGGGACTCAATAAGCTTCCAAAAATATTTCGGCAATAGGTAATTAATAGTATTTCACATACAATCAGAACAAACAGCAAGAGATTTTTTTTTGTCATGATTGTGTATCTCTATTTGCTCTTTTCCAGCGCCTGCTGTATGTCTGCCTTAATATCGTCAATATGTTCCAATCCAACAGACACACGGATAGTGCCGCCATATATGCCGGCTGCTTCGCGCACGCTTTCCTCTATCTTGGAGTGGGTGGTAGAGGCGGGATGCGTGGCAATGGTTCGGCAATCACCCAGATTGGCAGTATGTGAAAACATCTCTAAACTGTCGAGGAATTTTCTGCCTCTGTCTATGCCGCCCTTCACAATGAAGGTCACGACACCTCCGCCCTGCGACATCTGTTTCTTCGCCAGTTCATACTGCGGATGCGACGGCAAAAAAGGATACTTCACATCTTCGATTTCTTCGTGTGCTTCCAGCCACTTCGCCAATTCCAGTGCATTCTCGCAATGCCTGTCCATGCGTACATGCAGTGTTTCCAGGCTTTTAGACAATACCCATGCATTGAACGGCGACATGGCCGGGCCGGTTTGGCGGCAGAACGCCCGCACTTCTTTCATCAGCGCGGCGCTGCCCAGCACCACCCCTCCGCAAACCCTTCCCTGCCCGTCAATGAACTTAGTGGCAGAGTGCGTAATGATGTCCGCACCATATTGTGCAGGAGTTTGCAGATACGGTGTTGCAAAACAATTATCGATATTCACCAGCAAATGGTGTTTTTTTCCCAGTCCGCACAGGTACTCCATATCAATCAGCACCAGGCCCGGATTGGAAGGCGTTTCTGCAAAAATCATTTTAGTGTTCGACTGAATCAATCCTTCCCAGGTATCGGGTTTATTGATATCAAAAAAGGAATACTCTATGCCCCACTTTGGAAGAAACTCTTTGATGATTCTGGTGGAGGATGCAAACAAAGCAGACGATGCCAGGATATGATCGCCCTGTTTCAGGAATGTCAGGATGGAAGCGAACACGGCGGCCATACCCGTTGCCGTTCCGAAGCCGTCTTCCGTTCCTTCGAGCACAGACATTTTTTCCACAAATTCATTAACGTTCGGATTGGAGAAACGGGAGTAGATATTATCAACATATTCATCCGCAAATAAGGCGCGCGCCTGTTCCGCATCGTCAAATGTAAAGGAAGACGTCAGGTACAACGGCACACTGTGCTCGCGGAACGCTTTCTCATGCTGCGTACGAATCGCATTGGTGGCGAAGTGAGTGTATTTTTTCATATATCCTTGTTTAGTCATTCCGGGTGTAACGAGAAACCTTACAAGGTCTCTCCCTTCATCCGAGATGACAATTAGCAAATCTCATAATCATGTGTAATGGCTGCCGTCTTATTCAGCATGTGCGTCACACTGCAATATTTATCCATTGACAGCTGGATGGCTTTTCCTACATTTTCTTTTTTCAGATTGCCTTCCAGTATAAAATGGATGTGAATCTTTGTAAACACCATCGGATGTTCCGTTGCACGGTCTGCATTGACAATCACTTTATACCCTTTCACCTCTTCACGCATTTTATTCAGCATCGACAGCACATCCATGCTGGTGCAGCCTCCCAATGCCATTAAAACCATCTGCATCGGCCGTGCACCCAGACTTTCTCCGCCTATATCCGGAGAGCCGTCCATGTGTACGACTATACCATCTTCGTTGCGGGCTTCGAGATGCACCTTGTTATTAACCCTTTGTATTTCAACTTGCATGGTATAAAGTTATCAGTTATTCGTAATTAGTTATTAGTGTCGGGTATTTTTTTAGTGTTAAAACAAAAAAGCTGCCTTTTCAGGCAGCCGCTTCTGTTATTTACGACATGCCGTCATATTTTGAAAA is drawn from Sphingobacteriales bacterium and contains these coding sequences:
- a CDS encoding PLP-dependent transferase, whose product is MKKYTHFATNAIRTQHEKAFREHSVPLYLTSSFTFDDAEQARALFADEYVDNIYSRFSNPNVNEFVEKMSVLEGTEDGFGTATGMAAVFASILTFLKQGDHILASSALFASSTRIIKEFLPKWGIEYSFFDINKPDTWEGLIQSNTKMIFAETPSNPGLVLIDMEYLCGLGKKHHLLVNIDNCFATPYLQTPAQYGADIITHSATKFIDGQGRVCGGVVLGSAALMKEVRAFCRQTGPAMSPFNAWVLSKSLETLHVRMDRHCENALELAKWLEAHEEIEDVKYPFLPSHPQYELAKKQMSQGGGVVTFIVKGGIDRGRKFLDSLEMFSHTANLGDCRTIATHPASTTHSKIEESVREAAGIYGGTIRVSVGLEHIDDIKADIQQALEKSK
- a CDS encoding OsmC family protein, producing the protein MQVEIQRVNNKVHLEARNEDGIVVHMDGSPDIGGESLGARPMQMVLMALGGCTSMDVLSMLNKMREEVKGYKVIVNADRATEHPMVFTKIHIHFILEGNLKKENVGKAIQLSMDKYCSVTHMLNKTAAITHDYEIC